Proteins encoded by one window of Rhinopithecus roxellana isolate Shanxi Qingling unplaced genomic scaffold, ASM756505v1 contig5434, whole genome shotgun sequence:
- the LOC115896146 gene encoding proline-rich protein 20G-like: protein MEEPRRSKRLRSMAPNQASGGPPTEPGCSGVDHEDPIEPVQLAKPTAYVKPMRWEPPARAELARPAGRGWRRGGSWRAGRGRGSGVVLRRVPGQREGPDVYLHLNYHGEPGHQGEPEAGQNPAFSFTEAAPMPGIVQEGPGPHAAQPEVGFQEPPPAPGPAAVARQPILALYPCIGFRPLGGSAFLRIMQTSSGTYVHEVPVYLAHTAH from the coding sequence cTTCAGGTGGGCCTCCTACAGAGCCAGGCTGCTCTGGTGTGGACCATGAAGACCCTATAGAGCCAGTCCAACTCGCAAAACCCACTGCTTATGTGAAACCCATGAGATGGGAGCCCCCAGCTCGCGCAGAGCTGGCTCGTCCTGCAGGAAGAGGCTGGCGCAGGGGAGGAAGCTGGCGGGCAGGTCGAGGCCGTGGCAGTGGGGTCGTGCTCCGCAGGGTCCCCGGCCAGAGAGAGGGGCCAGACGTGTACCTCCATCTGAACTACCATGGAGAGCCAGGCCACCAGGGGGAACCGGAAGCCGGGCAGAACCCAGCCTTCTCTTTTACTGAAGCAGCTCCTATGCCCGGAATTGTGCAGGAAGGCCCCGGTCCCCATGCAGCCCAGCCTGAGGTGGGGTTTCAGGAGCCACCTCCTGCTCCTGGGCCTGCGGCTGTGGCCAGGCAGCCCATATTGGCCCTCTATCCCTGTATCGGGTTCAGGCCTCTGGGTGGCTCAGCTTTTTTGCGCATCATGCAGACCTCCAGTGGCACCTACGTGCACGAGGTCCCAGTGTACCTTGCCCACACTGCACACTAA